In Desulfovibrio inopinatus DSM 10711, the following are encoded in one genomic region:
- a CDS encoding GAF domain-containing SpoIIE family protein phosphatase, with product MTIDHTQWQEMPPPQSNATLIKAFHQLNRLRQCIAVGRSISSSQSIETILDRLMVTTMHTLGAQNCSLFLTDRSQTSMRLVMSRGPIGSTLKPGIIVSKGQGIPGRVFATGNPLLLQSTEQVLPGDILAQTTSGDVHTTLCLPIAFEDNVLGVAKLTNTHDGRAFDADDQEVFNYVCDQASIAIHNVYQHENELALQSIEEEMERAGAVHHMLFPSKQPDLPGFDICGTSLSCHKVGGDYFDFIQLEASSHKLAIVVADVVGHGTSAALLMASLRAYCRSYKNILHDPGQALTAINKLYCDDAYEAAYFCTAFLLVIDTSRGCLSWACAGHPPVIFYDPIQDDFFELTAKGIPLGCNRDYVYLSQTSGTCKKGQICFIGTDGAWEESNSAGDLFGRQRVQDIIRSNKDKSSSQIAEAIIRALTEFTGRAEREDDITMVIIKKEKETLSNSTEY from the coding sequence ATGACTATAGATCATACTCAATGGCAAGAAATGCCTCCCCCCCAATCCAACGCTACGTTAATAAAAGCGTTTCACCAACTGAACCGACTGCGCCAATGCATTGCCGTTGGGCGATCAATTTCAAGCTCCCAGTCGATTGAAACCATTTTGGATCGATTAATGGTCACCACAATGCATACGCTTGGAGCGCAAAATTGCAGTCTGTTTCTCACAGATCGGTCCCAAACGTCTATGCGACTTGTCATGTCTCGCGGCCCCATAGGCAGTACCTTGAAACCAGGGATCATCGTGAGCAAAGGACAAGGCATTCCAGGCCGAGTCTTCGCGACAGGGAACCCTCTCCTCTTGCAATCCACAGAACAAGTTTTGCCGGGAGATATTTTGGCGCAGACCACTTCAGGAGATGTCCACACGACACTTTGTCTTCCTATAGCATTTGAAGATAATGTGCTCGGGGTCGCAAAACTGACCAATACACACGATGGCAGAGCTTTCGATGCTGATGACCAGGAAGTCTTTAATTACGTTTGTGACCAGGCAAGTATTGCTATTCATAACGTCTACCAACACGAGAACGAACTCGCGTTACAATCGATAGAAGAAGAAATGGAACGCGCGGGTGCTGTCCACCATATGCTCTTCCCAAGCAAGCAACCTGACCTTCCAGGATTCGATATCTGCGGAACCAGCTTGAGTTGTCATAAAGTGGGAGGAGACTATTTCGACTTTATCCAGCTTGAAGCCTCTTCACATAAACTGGCTATCGTGGTGGCTGATGTTGTTGGTCATGGCACTTCAGCCGCTTTGCTCATGGCTTCGCTGCGCGCCTACTGCCGATCATACAAAAATATACTTCATGACCCCGGTCAGGCTCTCACCGCTATTAACAAGCTTTATTGTGACGATGCCTATGAAGCTGCCTACTTTTGTACTGCGTTCTTGCTTGTCATCGATACATCGCGTGGATGTCTTTCCTGGGCCTGCGCTGGACATCCTCCTGTAATTTTTTATGATCCAATACAAGATGATTTCTTTGAGTTGACTGCGAAAGGGATTCCGCTCGGATGCAATAGAGATTATGTTTACCTCTCGCAAACCAGTGGTACATGCAAAAAAGGACAAATTTGCTTCATTGGTACAGACGGTGCGTGGGAGGAAAGTAATTCGGCGGGAGACCTATTTGGCAGGCAGCGGGTTCAGGACATTATTCGGAGCAACAAAGACAAGTCTTCTTCGCAGATCGCTGAGGCAATCATTCGTGCTTTGACTGAATTCACGGGAAGGGCAGAACGAGAAGACGATATTACGATGGTCATCATCAAAAAAGAAAAGGAAACACTATCAAACAGCACAGAGTATTGA
- the fusA gene encoding elongation factor G: MLSKLQTQRTYALVGHGGCGKTSVAEMLLFNTETINRLGKIEEGTTTLDFEPEEVKRRGSVQPGFAAFSWNKNQHFLVDVPGDGSFNGDLAYMLQAVDGVVFVVDAVDGVKPLTKKLWREVEKLRLPTIFFINKMDRDRADFDMALNGIREQLGVKPYLQNLPIGSKEDFKGVVNILENKAYFFDENGGVTVGEPPEDMSEAIEALRETMVEEIAVCDEELMERYFEEGSLPVEDLQAATRQAVVCSELYPVCAGAALKGMGGSRLLTAIQTYFPSPLDSATGEKEIESVDGDFRAVSVDEPPVGIIFKTLFDPFAGQLSMMRVLTGTVSSDMTLFNPGKDEKERLGQLLLPLGKETVPLKESVGPGAIVAIAKLKNTSTGDTLCDEKAPFKVMLPSLNNPMITYALAPKEKGEEDKVYSAIQKLLEEDVTLRLTRDEETGDILLSGMGQSHIEIAVEKAKRRFKVDIVLKAPKIPYRETVKGKVEVQGRHKKQTGGRGQFGDCWIRVESLTRGSGYEFHDAIVGGAIPKQFIPAVDKGVQEASRKGPMAGYPLVDFKVTLYDGSFHTVDSSEMAFKVAGSLAYKAACEKLKQVLLEPIALITVSIPDEFMGDVIGDLSSRRGKVLGSDSTAGVTEVQAHVPMSEIQEYAKTLSSMTGGLGMFSLDFDHYEECPPIVAEKVVADSKPAE, encoded by the coding sequence ATGCTCAGTAAACTTCAAACACAGAGAACGTATGCACTCGTCGGTCACGGCGGGTGCGGAAAAACATCAGTGGCCGAAATGCTGCTCTTCAATACCGAAACCATCAATCGATTGGGGAAGATTGAAGAAGGTACGACGACTCTGGATTTTGAGCCCGAAGAGGTGAAACGCAGGGGGAGCGTTCAGCCTGGGTTTGCCGCGTTTTCCTGGAACAAAAATCAGCATTTTCTTGTGGATGTGCCTGGGGACGGATCGTTTAACGGCGATCTGGCATATATGCTTCAGGCGGTTGACGGGGTTGTGTTCGTTGTGGATGCCGTGGATGGGGTCAAACCGCTGACGAAAAAATTGTGGCGTGAAGTTGAGAAACTGCGTTTGCCAACGATTTTTTTTATCAACAAAATGGACCGCGATCGTGCCGATTTCGACATGGCTTTGAACGGTATTCGGGAACAACTTGGAGTGAAGCCGTATCTTCAAAATTTGCCGATTGGCAGCAAAGAAGATTTTAAGGGTGTTGTCAACATTCTCGAAAACAAAGCATATTTCTTTGATGAAAACGGTGGTGTCACCGTTGGAGAGCCGCCCGAAGACATGAGCGAAGCCATTGAAGCGCTGCGCGAAACCATGGTTGAAGAAATCGCTGTCTGCGACGAAGAACTCATGGAACGGTATTTTGAAGAAGGCAGCTTGCCCGTGGAAGATCTTCAAGCGGCGACCAGACAAGCTGTTGTCTGCTCCGAGCTCTATCCTGTCTGCGCTGGCGCAGCGCTCAAAGGAATGGGAGGCTCGCGTTTGTTGACAGCCATTCAAACATATTTCCCGTCTCCATTGGACAGCGCCACAGGTGAAAAGGAAATTGAATCTGTCGATGGCGACTTTCGAGCGGTTTCCGTCGATGAACCGCCAGTGGGGATTATTTTTAAAACGCTCTTTGATCCCTTTGCCGGTCAGTTGTCCATGATGCGTGTGCTGACAGGGACCGTTTCGTCCGACATGACGCTGTTCAATCCTGGAAAAGACGAGAAAGAGCGTTTGGGACAATTGTTGTTGCCCTTGGGTAAAGAGACCGTCCCGCTCAAAGAATCGGTTGGCCCCGGTGCTATTGTCGCTATCGCCAAACTCAAGAATACGTCCACAGGCGATACATTGTGCGATGAAAAAGCACCGTTCAAAGTTATGTTGCCGTCCTTGAATAATCCGATGATTACATATGCCCTGGCTCCCAAGGAAAAGGGCGAGGAAGACAAAGTCTACTCGGCCATTCAGAAGCTTTTGGAAGAAGATGTGACCTTGCGCCTGACGCGTGACGAAGAAACAGGTGATATCTTGCTTTCGGGTATGGGACAATCGCATATCGAAATTGCCGTTGAAAAGGCCAAGCGTCGTTTTAAAGTGGATATTGTGCTTAAAGCACCGAAAATTCCCTACCGAGAAACCGTCAAGGGGAAAGTCGAGGTGCAAGGGCGCCACAAAAAACAAACAGGTGGACGTGGCCAGTTCGGCGATTGTTGGATTCGCGTGGAGTCTTTGACTCGTGGCTCCGGTTACGAATTCCATGACGCCATTGTTGGCGGTGCTATACCTAAACAGTTTATCCCGGCAGTCGATAAAGGGGTCCAGGAAGCGTCTCGGAAAGGACCTATGGCCGGATATCCGTTGGTAGACTTCAAAGTGACTCTGTATGATGGATCGTTCCATACGGTTGATTCGTCTGAAATGGCCTTTAAAGTTGCCGGGTCGTTGGCGTACAAGGCTGCCTGCGAAAAATTGAAGCAAGTGTTGCTTGAACCCATTGCGTTGATCACGGTTTCGATACCGGATGAATTCATGGGAGATGTCATTGGTGACCTGTCTTCGCGGCGTGGAAAAGTGCTTGGCTCGGATTCGACAGCCGGGGTCACGGAAGTGCAGGCACATGTTCCCATGAGCGAAATTCAGGAATATGCGAAAACACTCAGCTCCATGACAGGGGGCTTGGGTATGTTTTCTCTTGATTTCGACCATTACGAAGAGTGCCCTCCCATTGTGGCCGAAAAAGTCGTGGCCGACAGCAAGCCCGCTGAGTAA
- a CDS encoding response regulator: MATILVVDDSALIRTMLKGILSGQGHTVLEAVDGEDALQVFAEKGADLVFLDIFMPGKEGLQTIKELLETSPGLPIVAISAGSTFTDTETLSWAKNYGAKMTLPKPLEAREVINAVKTLVS, encoded by the coding sequence ATGGCCACTATTCTTGTTGTAGATGATTCCGCTCTTATCCGTACCATGCTCAAGGGAATATTATCAGGGCAAGGACATACGGTATTGGAAGCTGTGGATGGAGAAGACGCCCTCCAGGTTTTTGCAGAGAAGGGAGCCGATCTTGTGTTCCTTGACATTTTTATGCCGGGAAAGGAAGGCCTGCAGACTATAAAAGAACTTCTGGAAACTTCTCCTGGCCTTCCCATCGTAGCCATTAGTGCTGGCAGCACATTTACCGATACTGAGACACTCAGTTGGGCAAAAAATTATGGTGCGAAGATGACATTGCCAAAGCCTTTGGAAGCACGTGAAGTCATTAATGCAGTAAAGACGCTTGTCTCGTGA
- a CDS encoding SPL family radical SAM protein: MDHIALPVHLRHLTRIVADEDVADSPMTRRVRERLAHLPFSVMTPDTSTMFDPETDHTGHTVYLKHYKGRFLRPCPATRKYRCCAYQIIHFGENCPVTCTYCILKAYFRDNVLKIFANQDDLFGQIGEAFSHDPNRRFRVGTGEFTDSLALEAITSFSRDLVSFLHDFPNVRLELKSKIIDLSWMDAADPKQILPAWSVNAPSICENEEFDAASLAERLQAAATCAEAGFHVCLHFDPIIHFPGWEHAYDSTVDMIFDHLKPESICYVSLGSFRCLPELFDHIQRKHPESHYIYNEFTTGEDGKKRLLRTLRAPQLHRIASRLIKYGLDKKVYLCMESDVVWNHVFGYVPSSLGGLANHLMKLAFNDTTL; this comes from the coding sequence ATGGACCATATTGCTCTTCCTGTGCACCTTCGTCACCTCACGCGCATTGTCGCTGACGAAGACGTTGCAGATTCTCCCATGACCAGGCGCGTCAGGGAACGTCTCGCCCATTTACCATTTTCGGTTATGACTCCGGACACTTCCACCATGTTTGATCCGGAAACTGACCACACCGGCCACACCGTGTATCTGAAGCATTATAAAGGCCGTTTTCTGCGTCCATGTCCGGCTACACGAAAGTATCGATGTTGTGCCTATCAGATCATTCACTTTGGTGAAAACTGTCCGGTCACGTGCACCTACTGCATCCTTAAAGCCTATTTCCGTGACAACGTCTTAAAAATTTTTGCTAACCAGGATGACCTTTTCGGCCAAATCGGCGAGGCATTTTCCCATGATCCCAACCGTCGATTTCGAGTCGGTACGGGGGAATTCACCGATTCGCTTGCGCTTGAAGCCATTACGTCTTTTAGCCGTGACCTTGTTTCCTTCCTGCACGACTTTCCCAATGTCCGCCTGGAACTCAAATCTAAGATCATCGACCTCTCGTGGATGGATGCGGCCGATCCGAAGCAAATTCTTCCGGCATGGTCGGTCAACGCCCCGTCGATCTGTGAAAACGAAGAATTCGATGCCGCAAGTCTTGCGGAAAGACTTCAAGCGGCCGCGACCTGCGCCGAAGCAGGATTTCACGTATGCCTTCATTTCGATCCGATCATCCACTTTCCCGGTTGGGAACATGCTTATGACAGCACGGTGGATATGATCTTCGATCACCTCAAGCCTGAATCCATCTGTTATGTAAGCCTCGGATCGTTTCGCTGCCTTCCGGAACTTTTTGATCATATTCAAAGAAAGCATCCAGAATCACATTACATCTACAACGAATTTACCACGGGAGAAGACGGGAAAAAAAGACTTCTTCGCACTCTTCGCGCTCCTCAACTTCACCGTATTGCCTCACGCCTCATCAAGTACGGTCTGGACAAAAAAGTTTATCTGTGTATGGAATCGGATGTAGTCTGGAATCATGTTTTCGGATATGTTCCATCATCCTTGGGCGGTCTTGCAAACCATCTTATGAAACTCGCTTTCAACGACACAACACTATGA
- a CDS encoding PAS domain S-box protein, protein MPFKKPPSHTTKGHHAPKLCQTSVVHALLTAIRRPAFIMTEDGHVVMTNSASAPRFLVAQPSDDGSTTNAFDQLPCLQEALKKPEHIVRLKQGLCLEQLCIFHNDDSLRSLTIHPIFDDEGTLTYLAVIENDRAETEHYIEELRRERQRFLYLLETLPGFIYFITPEKTISYTNLTFRKIFGNPTSRHCRDIVQCSGDRCDLCPAIESLHSERTVEWELTYKDRVFHIYSYPMTDTDNSVVAVVFGIDVTAKRLAEKALRTSEANYRAIFNEAPVGIFQTTPEGVFITINPALASVLGYDSPEAFMEAVSSSEQLYFHSHQRWVLLRLLQQQGMVNDFQSPFKHKNGTPIWMSIYIRETRDETGTVKLHEGFAIDISVSKQALADLANSERQLKAIVENAREGIVIITDDRIVFVNPFMMQFTGYTEEELINAHFIKFIHPNDQNIVSQRYAQRITGKETVNGYDFRLITKDNMFKWVQVTAATFDWDGQPATLNFLSDITDKKQVEHALKQVLEDQENLILARTQSLRETNSKLEREMKNRQAIEQSLLAANAQLTKEIEEHKSTARQLEAAKRRADKAAKAKSAFLANMSHEIRTPLNVILGMTEVALHTPPQEGDVRHLEMIKEAGDSLLTVINDVLDFSKIEAHKLTLEKTPFDLYFLVTMLRNSFADQAKSKGLTLELDIHQTTPQYVKGDPSRLRQILFNLLSNALKFTKDGSISISVQPDTKHKHRKSPHRRKPPDTPTILFMVKDTGVGIAREKLGSIFESFHQADTSISRRFGGTGLGLSISSRLASQMGGRIWAKSQIDKGSTFYLTVRLETATAQEFSQVQKQYRLKSSHSTQAREILLVEDSSLNAELVKNILIPQGHHVTHAAHGHEALNILAKQDFDLILMDIQMPEMDGVEVTRRIRNHTTLKVPRSIPIIAMTAHAMPEDRRALLAAGLSDYIAKPITIETLLSAIDRATDHDSSSVTSQSTSKVPEDTPPRPHETENTHVDSPSNDQQREAEVQQALARLGGNEELLAILQTVFLRDGQNDMEQLETNLHKNPAEAAGLAHTIKGNALSIGEVCVAEIAKQLETALKEQRGEALTRLFTSLKIEFQKTIDYLLQTGISPQETPRE, encoded by the coding sequence ATGCCTTTCAAGAAACCTCCCTCCCACACCACAAAAGGTCACCACGCCCCCAAGCTGTGCCAAACAAGTGTCGTTCACGCTCTTCTCACGGCTATCCGGCGCCCCGCATTCATCATGACCGAAGATGGTCATGTCGTCATGACCAACAGTGCGAGCGCACCGCGATTCCTCGTCGCGCAACCGAGCGATGATGGTTCAACGACAAACGCTTTTGACCAACTCCCGTGCCTTCAAGAGGCCTTGAAAAAACCGGAACACATCGTTCGCCTCAAACAAGGCCTTTGCCTCGAACAACTGTGCATCTTCCATAATGACGACTCTCTCCGTTCTCTGACCATCCATCCAATTTTCGACGATGAGGGAACGCTAACGTATCTCGCTGTTATTGAAAATGATCGAGCTGAAACCGAACATTACATTGAAGAATTGCGAAGAGAACGACAGCGTTTTCTCTATCTTTTAGAAACACTTCCCGGGTTTATCTATTTCATAACGCCAGAAAAAACGATCTCTTACACAAATCTTACCTTTCGCAAAATTTTTGGAAATCCGACATCACGTCACTGCCGTGACATCGTGCAATGTTCTGGAGACCGCTGTGACCTCTGCCCGGCTATCGAGTCACTCCATTCGGAACGGACCGTCGAATGGGAACTCACATACAAAGATCGCGTATTTCACATCTATAGCTACCCCATGACGGACACAGACAATTCTGTTGTCGCTGTTGTCTTCGGCATTGATGTCACGGCAAAACGACTTGCCGAAAAAGCACTTCGTACAAGCGAGGCCAATTATAGAGCTATCTTCAATGAAGCCCCTGTGGGTATTTTCCAGACGACACCAGAAGGTGTTTTTATAACAATCAATCCTGCTCTTGCTTCCGTTCTTGGATATGATTCACCTGAAGCGTTTATGGAAGCGGTCTCATCTTCCGAACAACTCTATTTTCATTCTCATCAACGATGGGTTTTACTCCGACTCCTCCAACAACAAGGGATGGTGAACGACTTCCAAAGTCCTTTTAAACATAAAAATGGTACCCCCATTTGGATGTCGATTTATATCCGTGAAACACGTGATGAGACTGGCACGGTGAAACTCCATGAAGGCTTTGCCATAGATATCAGTGTCAGCAAGCAAGCCCTCGCCGATCTCGCCAATAGTGAACGACAGCTCAAAGCCATTGTCGAAAATGCCCGCGAGGGGATTGTCATCATTACTGACGACCGCATTGTATTTGTTAATCCTTTTATGATGCAATTCACTGGATATACCGAAGAAGAACTTATCAATGCACATTTTATAAAATTTATTCATCCCAATGATCAGAATATCGTTTCTCAACGTTATGCGCAGCGCATCACGGGAAAAGAGACGGTGAACGGGTATGATTTTCGCTTAATCACCAAGGACAATATGTTTAAGTGGGTACAGGTCACGGCGGCAACGTTTGATTGGGACGGCCAGCCTGCAACTCTTAACTTTCTCTCCGATATCACTGACAAAAAACAAGTGGAGCATGCCCTCAAGCAGGTTTTGGAAGATCAGGAGAATCTTATTCTTGCACGGACCCAAAGTCTGCGCGAAACAAACAGTAAACTCGAACGAGAAATGAAGAATCGTCAGGCAATTGAACAATCGCTTCTGGCAGCCAATGCCCAATTGACGAAAGAAATCGAAGAACACAAAAGCACCGCTCGACAACTTGAGGCAGCCAAACGCCGTGCCGACAAAGCCGCCAAAGCAAAATCGGCTTTTCTCGCCAATATGAGCCATGAAATACGAACGCCGCTCAACGTCATTCTCGGAATGACTGAAGTCGCCCTGCACACGCCTCCTCAGGAAGGAGATGTCCGTCATCTCGAAATGATCAAAGAAGCAGGAGATTCCCTGCTCACGGTTATCAATGATGTTCTCGACTTTTCCAAAATCGAGGCGCACAAGCTCACGCTGGAGAAAACACCATTCGATCTCTATTTCCTGGTCACAATGCTTCGCAATAGTTTCGCCGACCAAGCGAAAAGCAAGGGGCTGACACTGGAACTCGACATTCATCAGACAACGCCCCAATACGTCAAAGGCGATCCCTCACGATTACGCCAGATTCTCTTCAATTTGTTGAGCAACGCTCTTAAGTTCACGAAAGACGGCTCCATATCCATTTCAGTACAACCTGACACCAAACATAAACACCGTAAGTCTCCACACAGGCGTAAGCCACCTGACACTCCGACAATTCTATTTATGGTGAAGGATACCGGAGTCGGTATAGCTCGGGAAAAGCTCGGGTCCATTTTTGAAAGCTTCCACCAGGCCGATACAAGCATATCACGACGGTTTGGCGGAACCGGACTTGGACTGAGCATTAGTAGCCGTCTTGCTTCCCAAATGGGCGGGCGCATATGGGCGAAGAGCCAAATCGACAAAGGAAGTACTTTTTATCTTACCGTCCGCCTCGAAACGGCTACAGCTCAGGAATTCTCTCAAGTCCAAAAGCAATATCGCCTCAAAAGTTCACATTCAACCCAAGCACGCGAGATTTTACTTGTCGAAGACTCCTCTCTTAACGCCGAACTCGTAAAAAACATCCTCATTCCTCAAGGGCATCATGTTACCCACGCTGCTCATGGGCATGAGGCCCTGAATATTCTCGCCAAGCAGGATTTCGACCTCATATTGATGGACATCCAAATGCCAGAGATGGACGGGGTTGAAGTCACAAGAAGAATTCGTAACCACACAACGCTCAAAGTACCTCGCTCCATTCCCATTATTGCCATGACGGCCCATGCTATGCCCGAAGACAGGCGCGCCCTTCTTGCCGCAGGCTTGTCCGACTATATTGCCAAGCCTATCACCATTGAGACGTTATTAAGCGCCATCGACCGTGCAACCGACCATGATTCTTCGTCCGTCACAAGCCAATCGACCTCCAAGGTTCCTGAGGACACTCCACCACGGCCTCATGAGACAGAAAATACACATGTTGACAGTCCTTCCAATGACCAGCAACGCGAAGCCGAAGTCCAACAGGCCCTGGCTCGTCTTGGCGGTAATGAAGAATTGCTGGCCATACTCCAAACCGTGTTTCTACGCGACGGACAGAACGATATGGAGCAGTTGGAGACCAACCTCCACAAAAACCCGGCAGAAGCCGCAGGCTTGGCTCATACCATCAAGGGGAATGCCCTCTCTATTGGCGAAGTCTGTGTGGCTGAAATAGCGAAACAACTGGAAACAGCACTCAAAGAACAACGTGGCGAAGCGTTGACAAGGCTATTTACCTCACTGAAAATAGAGTTTCAGAAGACCATCGATTATCTGCTCCAGACAGGAATTTCGCCACAGGAGACGCCCAGGGAATAA
- a CDS encoding sigma-54-dependent transcriptional regulator, translating to MATVLLVDDDRILSETLGIFLRKAGHEVGKARTLHKARELLCEGEFDVVFLDIHLPDGKGLTLIPDIKRAPSTPEVIIVTGENDPQGPELAIKNGAWDYIQKPVTWKTLELPLVRALEYRSHKIAKKPKVALKREGIIGNSPRIEASLDLVAQAADSDASVLITGETGTGKELFARAIHANSARAGENFVVVDCAALPETLVESVLFGHKKGAFTGADRDREGLVGMADGGTLFLDEIGELPTSLQKAFLRVLQERRYRPVGSKTERESDFRMVAATNRDLGEMAGNDTFRSDLLYRLQTMVIHLPALRDRKEDIKPLTVAHMNRLCDRYRIPTKGFSEEFFQTLRELTWPGNIRELFNTLERVLLQHRDQPVLYPKHLPDEIRIQVLRATVNTRADVSDVLAAGVDLPLGGNRSMPPWKSFRREVLEGAEKRYVQELMLLCQGQVKDASLMSGLSVSRLYDLIRKYQIGTRLTR from the coding sequence ATGGCCACGGTGCTTTTGGTTGATGACGACCGTATATTGAGCGAGACTCTTGGTATTTTTCTTCGCAAAGCCGGGCATGAAGTCGGTAAGGCAAGGACGTTGCATAAGGCCCGAGAACTCCTTTGTGAAGGAGAATTCGATGTGGTGTTTCTTGATATCCATCTTCCCGATGGAAAGGGACTGACCCTTATTCCTGATATTAAACGCGCACCATCGACCCCTGAAGTCATTATTGTAACGGGGGAAAATGATCCTCAAGGGCCGGAGCTTGCCATAAAAAATGGTGCATGGGACTATATCCAGAAGCCTGTCACCTGGAAGACTCTGGAATTACCCTTGGTGCGGGCTTTGGAATATCGAAGCCATAAGATAGCCAAAAAACCAAAAGTTGCACTCAAACGTGAAGGTATCATCGGCAACAGCCCGCGAATCGAGGCCAGTCTGGACCTTGTCGCACAGGCTGCCGATTCCGATGCCAGTGTACTCATCACAGGAGAAACCGGGACGGGCAAAGAGTTGTTTGCTCGTGCAATTCACGCCAATAGTGCCCGCGCTGGCGAAAATTTTGTGGTGGTAGACTGTGCTGCTTTGCCAGAAACTCTCGTGGAGAGTGTTCTTTTCGGTCATAAAAAAGGCGCTTTTACCGGGGCAGATCGCGATCGCGAAGGATTGGTCGGTATGGCCGACGGTGGGACGCTGTTTCTCGATGAGATTGGCGAATTGCCCACCTCGCTGCAAAAGGCGTTTTTACGTGTCTTGCAGGAGCGCCGTTACCGGCCTGTAGGCTCAAAAACCGAGCGGGAAAGCGATTTCCGCATGGTGGCGGCCACAAACCGAGACCTTGGAGAAATGGCGGGGAACGATACCTTTCGAAGTGATTTGTTGTACCGGTTACAAACCATGGTTATCCATTTGCCTGCCCTGCGTGACCGCAAGGAAGATATCAAACCGCTGACTGTAGCCCATATGAATCGGTTATGTGACCGATATCGTATTCCGACAAAAGGGTTTTCTGAAGAGTTTTTTCAGACGTTGCGAGAGTTGACCTGGCCTGGAAATATTCGTGAGTTATTCAACACGCTTGAACGTGTGTTGCTCCAACACCGAGATCAGCCGGTCTTATACCCCAAGCACCTTCCCGATGAAATTCGTATTCAAGTCTTACGTGCAACCGTAAATACTCGGGCCGACGTTTCCGATGTTTTGGCTGCAGGCGTTGACTTGCCACTTGGGGGCAATCGATCCATGCCGCCATGGAAATCGTTTCGTCGAGAGGTATTGGAAGGGGCAGAAAAACGATATGTTCAAGAATTAATGTTGCTTTGTCAGGGGCAAGTGAAGGATGCCTCGCTAATGTCAGGATTATCCGTGTCTCGCTTATATGATTTAATTCGAAAATATCAGATTGGCACACGTCTCACTCGGTGA